The Brevibacillus brevis genome contains a region encoding:
- a CDS encoding NUDIX domain-containing protein, translated as MIDRLDHLVLTVKDIEATCHFYEKVLGMKAVTFGDGRRALHFGQQKINLHQIGQEWEPKAMHPVAGSADLCLVTSLPLEQVIQHIHACGIHFVEGPVQKTGAIGPIRSVYLRDPDQNLIEVSEYLPQESGEHSFAPAIKEIFKRLEERERETSGAYSVLLPLVKMADDQLGILFEKRASTMRRQANEVCFPGGRAEKSDESRWATAARETSEELGIPLDRIHYVGELDQVIGPGSSIITPFIGYVEGILDMKPNPDEVGEVFILPLDRLLATQPAKYLSSVMTEPEEDFPYHLIPGGKRYPWRKGTVEHLFYEVDGRVIWGLTARVLAQFLEWISSDDQSTSKQ; from the coding sequence ATGATCGATCGATTAGACCACTTGGTTTTGACGGTAAAAGACATCGAAGCAACCTGTCACTTTTACGAAAAAGTCCTGGGTATGAAGGCTGTTACCTTTGGCGACGGCAGGAGGGCCCTGCACTTCGGCCAGCAAAAAATCAATTTGCATCAAATCGGACAAGAATGGGAGCCAAAAGCGATGCATCCAGTGGCAGGCTCCGCTGATCTGTGTCTTGTCACATCGCTTCCACTGGAGCAAGTCATCCAGCATATTCATGCATGCGGCATCCATTTTGTGGAAGGACCTGTTCAAAAAACAGGGGCCATCGGGCCGATTCGTTCGGTGTATTTGCGTGATCCGGATCAAAATTTAATCGAGGTCTCTGAGTACTTGCCACAGGAATCAGGGGAGCATTCCTTTGCTCCTGCGATCAAGGAGATTTTCAAGAGATTGGAAGAACGTGAGCGAGAGACGAGCGGCGCTTACAGTGTCTTGCTCCCGCTCGTCAAAATGGCTGACGACCAGCTAGGCATTTTATTTGAAAAAAGAGCCAGCACCATGCGGCGACAGGCGAATGAGGTTTGTTTTCCTGGAGGGCGAGCTGAGAAGAGCGACGAATCCCGTTGGGCGACGGCTGCTCGGGAAACAAGCGAGGAGCTGGGTATTCCACTTGATCGGATTCATTATGTAGGCGAGCTCGACCAGGTGATTGGGCCAGGCTCTTCTATTATTACGCCGTTTATTGGATACGTGGAAGGAATTCTAGATATGAAGCCGAATCCAGACGAGGTCGGAGAGGTCTTTATCCTTCCACTCGATCGTCTGTTGGCAACGCAGCCAGCGAAGTATCTTTCCTCTGTCATGACCGAGCCCGAAGAGGATTTTCCTTATCATCTAATCCCGGGTGGCAAGCGATATCCGTGGCGAAAAGGGACAGTCGAGCATTTGTTTTACGAGGTGGACGGGCGTGTCATCTGGGGGTTAACCGCCCGGGTGTTGGCTCAGTTTCTTGAATGGATTAGCAGCGACGACCAATCAACTAGTAAACAATAA
- a CDS encoding helix-turn-helix transcriptional regulator has product MSEIYKHRDATEALQNGPGKSSLDRRRVVERSIAYVDEHYQEPLTVDQLAQEANVPRWRYTQLFEEMMGEIPLDYMNQLWINRAKQLLIMTGERINEIAQNVGFNSEYYFNRCFKQRVGLAPGKYRNIHRDDLRVISLYMEDYLLALGIRPVVQWAHTYWGHQDYLGLHDVSSYDVLTDDMQFLSSRAPDVIILRECTGWKADVYAKSAGLPLHS; this is encoded by the coding sequence ATGTCAGAGATTTACAAGCATCGCGATGCCACGGAGGCCCTGCAAAACGGACCAGGAAAATCAAGTTTGGACCGAAGGCGGGTTGTTGAACGATCGATTGCGTATGTAGATGAACACTATCAAGAGCCGCTGACCGTAGACCAGCTAGCGCAGGAAGCGAATGTTCCGCGTTGGCGATATACGCAGCTTTTCGAGGAAATGATGGGAGAAATACCGCTCGATTACATGAATCAACTGTGGATCAATCGGGCGAAGCAACTCCTGATCATGACAGGTGAGCGGATCAACGAGATTGCCCAAAACGTCGGATTCAACAGCGAGTATTATTTCAATCGTTGTTTTAAGCAGCGTGTAGGGCTCGCGCCAGGAAAATATCGCAATATTCATCGGGATGATTTAAGAGTCATCTCTCTTTATATGGAGGATTATTTGCTGGCCCTCGGTATTCGGCCCGTCGTTCAATGGGCGCATACATATTGGGGGCATCAGGACTATTTGGGCCTGCATGATGTTTCATCTTACGATGTGCTGACAGATGACATGCAGTTCTTGTCCAGTCGTGCCCCAGATGTCATTATACTTCGGGAGTGTACAGGCTGGAAGGCGGATGTGTATGCCAAATCTGCCGGATTGCCCTTACATTCGTGA
- a CDS encoding toprim domain-containing protein, giving the protein MIAEKPSAARAIADTIVKQYQKLEGFYQNDDKYAVTWAVGHLIGLANPEEYAPKYTKWDLNSLPIVPNPIKLSTNPKTKKQPNVIRKLASYCVGIVNATDCARESELIFGYIMEYLGTTSQLNDYGRALSLRTRTSNQEYRKKKPMLGSFS; this is encoded by the coding sequence ATAATAGCTGAAAAGCCATCAGCTGCCAGAGCGATTGCTGATACGATCGTGAAACAGTATCAAAAGCTTGAAGGGTTCTACCAAAATGATGATAAGTATGCCGTGACCTGGGCGGTTGGACATTTGATTGGTCTAGCCAATCCGGAAGAATACGCTCCAAAGTATACAAAGTGGGATTTGAATAGCTTGCCGATCGTTCCTAATCCCATAAAGTTAAGTACGAATCCGAAAACAAAGAAACAACCGAATGTAATTAGGAAACTCGCCTCTTACTGCGTGGGTATTGTAAATGCAACCGATTGTGCCAGGGAAAGCGAGTTAATTTTTGGCTATATCATGGAGTACCTTGGAACAACAAGCCAGTTAAACGATTATGGACGAGCTCTCTCACTCCGGACGCGCACTTCCAACCAAGAGTACAGAAAAAAGAAGCCAATGTTAGGCTCCTTTTCATGA
- a CDS encoding NAD(P)H-dependent flavin oxidoreductase, whose protein sequence is MWTSNPITSRLHLKWPIIQAPMAGGATIPALVAAVSEAGGLGTLGAAYMSPEQIREAIKSIRKLTDKPFGVNLFIPEDFDADQPIAEGVAQAMNDVRDRLGIPHNPQVTQFTEPFSEQMAVVLEEQPAVFSFTFGILDHRLMAELKQRGITVIGTATTVREAIALETSGVDMIAAQGSEAGGHRGSFLPDSPSNMIGTMALVPQIVDRVKIPVIAAGGIMDGRGIAAALALGAQAAQLGTAFLTCKESGAHALHKKAILETSEESIVMTRAFSGKWARGIQNEFMTTLAPLDHELPTYPVQNALTKDIRAAAGKQQQRAYMSMWAGQAAPLSQEISASELVEKLAAETTRICSNLGQPQ, encoded by the coding sequence ATGTGGACAAGCAATCCTATCACTTCGCGTTTACATTTGAAATGGCCGATTATTCAGGCGCCAATGGCAGGGGGGGCGACCATACCAGCCTTGGTAGCCGCTGTCTCAGAAGCAGGGGGACTCGGAACGCTCGGTGCGGCGTATATGTCTCCTGAGCAGATTCGTGAGGCGATCAAGTCCATTCGGAAGTTAACGGACAAACCGTTTGGCGTGAATCTGTTTATTCCGGAAGATTTCGATGCCGACCAGCCGATCGCAGAAGGCGTTGCCCAAGCAATGAATGATGTGAGAGATCGATTGGGCATCCCGCACAATCCGCAGGTGACGCAATTTACAGAGCCGTTTTCTGAGCAGATGGCTGTCGTCTTGGAGGAACAGCCCGCTGTTTTCAGCTTTACCTTTGGTATTCTGGATCATCGCTTGATGGCAGAGTTGAAGCAGCGGGGAATCACTGTCATCGGAACAGCGACAACCGTTCGCGAAGCGATTGCCTTGGAAACGAGCGGAGTCGATATGATTGCCGCCCAAGGCAGCGAGGCAGGCGGGCACCGCGGTTCCTTTTTGCCGGATTCACCAAGCAATATGATTGGAACAATGGCGCTCGTCCCGCAAATCGTGGATCGGGTCAAGATTCCCGTAATCGCGGCTGGAGGGATCATGGATGGGCGAGGGATCGCAGCAGCACTCGCGCTCGGAGCACAGGCGGCACAGCTCGGAACGGCTTTTCTGACGTGCAAGGAGAGCGGAGCACATGCCCTGCACAAGAAAGCCATTTTGGAGACGAGCGAAGAGTCCATCGTAATGACACGTGCTTTCTCTGGAAAATGGGCAAGGGGCATTCAAAATGAGTTTATGACAACGCTCGCCCCGCTTGATCACGAGCTCCCGACCTATCCGGTACAAAATGCCTTGACGAAAGACATTCGAGCCGCAGCGGGCAAGCAGCAGCAACGTGCGTACATGTCGATGTGGGCGGGGCAGGCAGCTCCACTCAGCCAGGAAATAAGCGCGAGTGAGCTCGTTGAAAAGCTGGCAGCGGAGACGACGAGAATTTGCAGCAATCTGGGGCAACCCCAGTAG
- a CDS encoding FecCD family ABC transporter permease, producing MQQMVSHYQTRKRNRAFAVMTILAILIFIAFIISMNTGYIRLSPSDLLMTLIGSGTDKQNLILFEFRLPRIVISLLIGAGLAVSGCIIQGISRNALAEPGILGINAGAGLMVMLFISFYPSTSAAPVFLLPVLALLGASVTAALIFALSYKRHKGLSPTRIILTGIAVAAGMSAAMIVLTLKLSPDKYQFVATWLAGSIWGTNWKFVLSLLPWIAILLPYVFYKARVMNVLNLGEELAKGLGAPVAKEQLKLLAAAVGLAASCVAVSGGIGFVGLIGPHLARRLVGPKHEMLLPTSALTGALLVIVADTIGRWIMQPSEIPTGIVVAVIGAPYFLYLLARSKA from the coding sequence ATGCAGCAAATGGTTTCCCATTACCAAACCCGCAAAAGAAATAGAGCCTTTGCGGTTATGACGATACTCGCTATCCTCATTTTCATCGCGTTTATCATCAGTATGAACACAGGCTACATACGTTTGTCACCAAGCGATCTGCTGATGACACTGATCGGTTCTGGAACAGACAAACAAAACCTGATCTTGTTCGAATTCCGCTTGCCGCGGATTGTTATATCCCTCCTGATTGGGGCAGGACTTGCCGTATCCGGGTGTATTATTCAAGGAATTTCCCGCAATGCGCTGGCTGAACCTGGTATTTTAGGGATCAACGCTGGTGCTGGCTTGATGGTGATGCTGTTCATTTCGTTTTATCCATCAACGTCTGCGGCACCTGTTTTTTTGCTGCCAGTGTTGGCGTTGCTTGGAGCCAGCGTGACAGCAGCGCTGATCTTCGCATTGTCTTATAAAAGGCACAAGGGATTATCTCCGACCCGTATCATATTGACGGGGATTGCCGTGGCGGCTGGGATGAGTGCCGCGATGATCGTCTTGACACTGAAGCTGAGCCCGGACAAGTACCAGTTTGTGGCGACTTGGCTCGCCGGTAGTATCTGGGGGACCAACTGGAAGTTCGTTCTTTCGCTTTTGCCCTGGATCGCCATTTTACTCCCCTATGTTTTTTACAAAGCACGTGTCATGAACGTGCTCAATTTGGGGGAAGAATTGGCGAAAGGCTTGGGTGCACCCGTTGCCAAAGAGCAATTGAAGCTGCTGGCTGCCGCAGTCGGGCTTGCCGCTTCCTGCGTGGCAGTGAGTGGAGGCATCGGTTTTGTCGGGTTGATCGGTCCGCATTTGGCCCGCAGACTAGTGGGGCCAAAGCATGAGATGCTTTTGCCTACATCAGCCCTGACGGGGGCGCTATTGGTCATCGTGGCTGATACCATCGGACGCTGGATCATGCAACCGTCAGAGATTCCGACTGGTATCGTTGTAGCCGTTATCGGTGCTCCTTATTTCTTGTACTTGCTGGCACGTTCAAAAGCATAG
- a CDS encoding bacteriocin immunity protein has product MGLSKKELVELVEKIIRVDGTEEEIDEMMNLLEKNVPHPEVSDLIFWNEKELTPEEIVEEALNYMPIKLPPSQ; this is encoded by the coding sequence ATGGGATTGAGTAAAAAGGAACTAGTTGAATTAGTTGAGAAAATTATAAGAGTAGACGGAACAGAGGAAGAAATAGATGAAATGATGAACTTACTTGAAAAAAATGTTCCACATCCTGAGGTAAGTGATTTGATTTTTTGGAACGAGAAGGAATTAACACCAGAAGAGATAGTAGAAGAAGCATTAAATTATATGCCAATTAAATTACCTCCTTCACAGTAG
- a CDS encoding FecCD family ABC transporter permease, with product MSQHAHSLKEGNNGKPVAFRSRPWAATLILTGGVFALILGMFLSVSFGAADIHFAVVWEAIFQFNPDITQHQIIQEIRLPRLLGGAMVGASLAVAGAIMQGMTRNPLADSGLLGLNAGAGFVLALCFAFFPGLPFMYLILYSFLGAGVGAGMVYGIGSLAKGGLTPVRLVLAGAALTALLSALSEGIALYFKIGQDLAFWYAGGVAGTKWFQLEVMFPWILAALIGAMMLSRSITMLSLGEDVAKGLGQRTALVKLAGMIIVLILAGSAVAVVGAVGFVGLIVPHLTRFLVGVDYRWIIPCSAILGSLLVVFADLAARMVNPPYETPLGALIALIGVPFFLYLARKERREM from the coding sequence ATGAGTCAACACGCACATTCCCTGAAAGAGGGGAATAACGGAAAGCCAGTTGCGTTTCGCTCTCGCCCTTGGGCAGCGACGCTCATTTTGACTGGCGGGGTTTTCGCATTAATACTGGGGATGTTTTTGTCTGTGTCATTTGGAGCAGCCGACATCCACTTTGCTGTCGTATGGGAAGCTATTTTTCAATTTAATCCTGATATTACGCAACACCAAATTATTCAGGAGATTCGTTTGCCGCGTCTGCTCGGCGGTGCAATGGTCGGGGCCAGCCTTGCTGTTGCAGGTGCCATCATGCAAGGGATGACACGCAACCCACTGGCAGATTCCGGACTGCTTGGCTTGAACGCAGGTGCCGGATTTGTTTTGGCTCTCTGCTTCGCTTTTTTCCCGGGTCTGCCGTTCATGTACCTGATTCTCTACAGCTTTTTGGGTGCTGGCGTCGGGGCAGGTATGGTGTACGGGATTGGTTCTTTGGCAAAAGGCGGATTGACTCCGGTGCGCCTCGTTTTGGCGGGTGCCGCATTGACCGCACTGTTGTCTGCGTTAAGCGAAGGGATTGCTCTTTACTTTAAAATTGGACAAGATTTGGCCTTCTGGTATGCGGGCGGTGTGGCGGGAACCAAATGGTTTCAGCTCGAAGTCATGTTTCCGTGGATTCTCGCAGCTCTTATTGGGGCGATGATGCTGTCGCGTTCCATCACGATGCTCAGTCTTGGAGAAGATGTTGCGAAAGGATTGGGGCAGCGCACGGCGCTAGTCAAACTGGCAGGCATGATCATCGTCCTGATTTTGGCTGGATCAGCAGTCGCCGTTGTTGGGGCTGTAGGCTTTGTTGGATTGATCGTTCCGCATTTGACCCGCTTTTTGGTTGGGGTCGATTACCGATGGATCATTCCTTGCTCAGCCATTTTGGGCAGCTTGCTCGTCGTTTTCGCCGATTTGGCCGCAAGAATGGTAAATCCACCGTATGAGACGCCGTTAGGGGCACTTATTGCGCTAATCGGTGTACCGTTCTTCCTTTACTTGGCGCGTAAAGAAAGAAGGGAGATGTAA